One Dromiciops gliroides isolate mDroGli1 chromosome 3, mDroGli1.pri, whole genome shotgun sequence DNA segment encodes these proteins:
- the TMEM39B gene encoding transmembrane protein 39B isoform X4 — MVSKDSSSLFKLCLWSSWRRKEKMWKEGEDPSVDSSSAAPLKRAPASAFPPSYVNEAAARDESARLRPRHGVGVVCPLPAAVAADILSARAAAAAAAAAAAAAARGAPGEEMGGRRGPNRTSYCRNPLCETGPSGGPGHASSSSVTGVRSRARSSSGTGLSSPPLATQTVIPLRHCKIPELPVQPSILFELQLFFCHLVALFVHYINIYKTVWWYPPSHPPSHTSLNFHLIDFNVLAVTTLVLGRRLIGAIVKEASQSSKVSLPRSVFLVITRFAVLTGTGWSLCRSIIHLFRTYSFLNLLFLCYPFGMYIPFLQLNYDFRKTSLFTQVANIGPREAGGSGGSPPSRGRDYLTVLKETWKQHTQQLYGTEAMPTHACCLSPDLIRNEVEFLKMDFNWRMKEVLVSSMLSAYYVAFVPVWFVKIQSVSEEY; from the exons ATGGTCTCCAAAGACTCTTCCAGTTTATTTAAACTATGCCTCTGGAGCTcgtggagaaggaaggaaaagatgtggaaagagggagaagaccCTTCCGTAGACAGCTCCTCGGCGGCCCCTTTAAAGCGCGCCCCCGCCTCCGCCTTCCCTCCCTCTTATGTAAATGAAGCAGCAGCGCGGGACGAGAGCGCGCGCCTCAGGCCCAGGCACGGAGTTGGAGTGGTTTGTCCCCTCCCGGCCGCCGTTGCCGCCGACATATTGTCCGCaagagcggcggcggcggcggcggcggcggcggcagcggcagcggcgagGGGAGCGCCGGGGGAGGAGATGG GAGGACGGAGAGGCCCCAACAGGACGTCCTACTGCCGAAACCCACTCTGTGAGACGGGTCCGAGCGGCGGGCCCGGACACGCCTCCAGTTCTTCGGTCACGGGCGTCCGATCCAGGGCTAG GAGCAGCTCAGGCACAGGCCTCTCTAGTCCTCCTCTGGCTACACAGACAGTGATCCCCCTGCGCCACTGCAAAATCCCCGAGCTGCCTGTCCAGCCCAGCATCCTGTTTGAACTGCAGCTCTTCTTCTGCCACCTTGTGGCTCTTTTCGTCCACTACATCAACATCTACAAGACTGTCTGGTGGTACCCCCCTTCTCATCCACCATCACATACCTCCCTG AATTTCCATCTGATCGACTTCAACGTGCTGGCCGTCACCACCTTGGTCCTGGGTCGGCGTCTCATCGGGGCCATTGTGAAGGAG GCTTCTCAGAGCAGCAAGGTCTCCCTCCCACGCTCCGTCTTCTTGGTCATCACACGCTTTGCTGTCCTCACCGGGACAGGGTGGAGCCTGTGCCGTTCCATCATCCATCTCTTCAGGACTTACTCCTTCCTTAACCTCTTGTTCCTCTGCTACCC GTTTGGAATGTACATCCCATTCCTGCAGCTGAACTATGACTTCCGGAAAACAAGCCTTTTCACCCAGGTGGCCAACATTGGTCCTCGGGAGGCAGGTGGCAGTGGGGGCAGCCCTCCTTCACGGGGCCGGGACTACCTAACGGTTCTGAAGGAGACGTGGAAGCAGCACACGCAGCAGCTGTACGGCACCGAGGCCATGCCCACCCATGCCTGCTGCCTCTCCCCTGACCTCATCCGCAATGAGGTGGAGTTCCTCAAGATGGACTTCAACTGGCGCATGAAGGAAGTGCTGGTTAGCTCCATGCTCAGTGCCTACTACGTGGCCTTTGTGCCAGTGTGGTTTGTGAAG ATCCAATCTGTTTCCGAGGAATATTGA
- the TMEM39B gene encoding transmembrane protein 39B isoform X3: MGGRRGPNRTSYCRNPLCETGPSGGPGHASSSSVTGVRSRARSSSGTGLSSPPLATQTVIPLRHCKIPELPVQPSILFELQLFFCHLVALFVHYINIYKTVWWYPPSHPPSHTSLNFHLIDFNVLAVTTLVLGRRLIGAIVKEASQSSKVSLPRSVFLVITRFAVLTGTGWSLCRSIIHLFRTYSFLNLLFLCYPFGMYIPFLQLNYDFRKTSLFTQVANIGPREAGGSGGSPPSRGRDYLTVLKETWKQHTQQLYGTEAMPTHACCLSPDLIRNEVEFLKMDFNWRMKEVLVSSMLSAYYVAFVPVWFVKNTHYYDKRWSCELFLLVSISTSVILTQHLLPAHYCDLLHKAAAHLGCWQKVDPALCSNVLQHQWTEECMWPQGVLVKHSKNVYKAIGHYNVAVPSDVSHFRFHFFFSKPLRILNILLLLEGAIIFYQLYSLVSSEKWHQTISLALILFSNYYALFRLLRDRLVLGKAYSYSAGHRQPAHKFS, encoded by the exons ATGG GAGGACGGAGAGGCCCCAACAGGACGTCCTACTGCCGAAACCCACTCTGTGAGACGGGTCCGAGCGGCGGGCCCGGACACGCCTCCAGTTCTTCGGTCACGGGCGTCCGATCCAGGGCTAG GAGCAGCTCAGGCACAGGCCTCTCTAGTCCTCCTCTGGCTACACAGACAGTGATCCCCCTGCGCCACTGCAAAATCCCCGAGCTGCCTGTCCAGCCCAGCATCCTGTTTGAACTGCAGCTCTTCTTCTGCCACCTTGTGGCTCTTTTCGTCCACTACATCAACATCTACAAGACTGTCTGGTGGTACCCCCCTTCTCATCCACCATCACATACCTCCCTG AATTTCCATCTGATCGACTTCAACGTGCTGGCCGTCACCACCTTGGTCCTGGGTCGGCGTCTCATCGGGGCCATTGTGAAGGAG GCTTCTCAGAGCAGCAAGGTCTCCCTCCCACGCTCCGTCTTCTTGGTCATCACACGCTTTGCTGTCCTCACCGGGACAGGGTGGAGCCTGTGCCGTTCCATCATCCATCTCTTCAGGACTTACTCCTTCCTTAACCTCTTGTTCCTCTGCTACCC GTTTGGAATGTACATCCCATTCCTGCAGCTGAACTATGACTTCCGGAAAACAAGCCTTTTCACCCAGGTGGCCAACATTGGTCCTCGGGAGGCAGGTGGCAGTGGGGGCAGCCCTCCTTCACGGGGCCGGGACTACCTAACGGTTCTGAAGGAGACGTGGAAGCAGCACACGCAGCAGCTGTACGGCACCGAGGCCATGCCCACCCATGCCTGCTGCCTCTCCCCTGACCTCATCCGCAATGAGGTGGAGTTCCTCAAGATGGACTTCAACTGGCGCATGAAGGAAGTGCTGGTTAGCTCCATGCTCAGTGCCTACTACGTGGCCTTTGTGCCAGTGTGGTTTGTGAAG AATACCCATTATTACGACAAGCGCTGGTCCTGTGAGCTCTTCCTGCTGGTGTCCATCAGCACCTCTGTGATCCTCACCCAGCACCTCCTGCCTGCACACTACTGCGACTTGCTCCACAAAGCCGCTGCCCACTTGGGCTGCTGGCAAAAAGTGGACCCTGCCCTCTGTTCCAACGTGCTTCAGCATCA GTGGACAGAGGAGTGCATGTGGCCGCAGGGTGTGCTGGTGAAACACAGCAAAAATGTCTACAAAGCCATTGGCCACTACAATGTGGCGGTGCCTTCGGACGTCTCCCACTTCCGCTTCCAC TTTTTTTTTAGCAAACCGCTGAGGATCCTGAACATCCTTCTCCTGCTGGAGGGAGCCATCATCTTCTACCAGCTGTACTCACTGGTCTCCTCAGAGAAGTGGCACCAGACCATCTCTCTGGCCCTCATCCTTTTCAGCAACTACTACGCCCTCTTCAGGCTGCTGCGGGACCGGCTGGTGCTGGGCAAGGCCTACTCCTATTCAGCCGGCCATCGCCAGCCCGCACACAAGTTCAGCTGA
- the TMEM39B gene encoding transmembrane protein 39B isoform X2, protein MVSKDSSSLFKLCLWSSWRRKEKMWKEGEDPSVDSSSAAPLKRAPASAFPPSYVNEAAARDESARLRPRHGVGVVCPLPAAVAADILSARAAAAAAAAAAAAAARGAPGEEMGGRRGPNRTSYCRNPLCETGPSGGPGHASSSSVTGVRSRARSSSGTGLSSPPLATQTVIPLRHCKIPELPVQPSILFELQLFFCHLVALFVHYINIYKTVWWYPPSHPPSHTSLNFHLIDFNVLAVTTLVLGRRLIGAIVKEASQSSKVSLPRSVFLVITRFAVLTGTGWSLCRSIIHLFRTYSFLNLLFLCYPFGMYIPFLQLNYDFRKTSLFTQVANIGPREAGGSGGSPPSRGRDYLTVLKETWKQHTQQLYGTEAMPTHACCLSPDLIRNEVEFLKMDFNWRMKEVLVSSMLSAYYVAFVPVWFVKVDRGVHVAAGCAGETQQKCLQSHWPLQCGGAFGRLPLPLPRFFFSKPLRILNILLLLEGAIIFYQLYSLVSSEKWHQTISLALILFSNYYALFRLLRDRLVLGKAYSYSAGHRQPAHKFS, encoded by the exons ATGGTCTCCAAAGACTCTTCCAGTTTATTTAAACTATGCCTCTGGAGCTcgtggagaaggaaggaaaagatgtggaaagagggagaagaccCTTCCGTAGACAGCTCCTCGGCGGCCCCTTTAAAGCGCGCCCCCGCCTCCGCCTTCCCTCCCTCTTATGTAAATGAAGCAGCAGCGCGGGACGAGAGCGCGCGCCTCAGGCCCAGGCACGGAGTTGGAGTGGTTTGTCCCCTCCCGGCCGCCGTTGCCGCCGACATATTGTCCGCaagagcggcggcggcggcggcggcggcggcggcagcggcagcggcgagGGGAGCGCCGGGGGAGGAGATGG GAGGACGGAGAGGCCCCAACAGGACGTCCTACTGCCGAAACCCACTCTGTGAGACGGGTCCGAGCGGCGGGCCCGGACACGCCTCCAGTTCTTCGGTCACGGGCGTCCGATCCAGGGCTAG GAGCAGCTCAGGCACAGGCCTCTCTAGTCCTCCTCTGGCTACACAGACAGTGATCCCCCTGCGCCACTGCAAAATCCCCGAGCTGCCTGTCCAGCCCAGCATCCTGTTTGAACTGCAGCTCTTCTTCTGCCACCTTGTGGCTCTTTTCGTCCACTACATCAACATCTACAAGACTGTCTGGTGGTACCCCCCTTCTCATCCACCATCACATACCTCCCTG AATTTCCATCTGATCGACTTCAACGTGCTGGCCGTCACCACCTTGGTCCTGGGTCGGCGTCTCATCGGGGCCATTGTGAAGGAG GCTTCTCAGAGCAGCAAGGTCTCCCTCCCACGCTCCGTCTTCTTGGTCATCACACGCTTTGCTGTCCTCACCGGGACAGGGTGGAGCCTGTGCCGTTCCATCATCCATCTCTTCAGGACTTACTCCTTCCTTAACCTCTTGTTCCTCTGCTACCC GTTTGGAATGTACATCCCATTCCTGCAGCTGAACTATGACTTCCGGAAAACAAGCCTTTTCACCCAGGTGGCCAACATTGGTCCTCGGGAGGCAGGTGGCAGTGGGGGCAGCCCTCCTTCACGGGGCCGGGACTACCTAACGGTTCTGAAGGAGACGTGGAAGCAGCACACGCAGCAGCTGTACGGCACCGAGGCCATGCCCACCCATGCCTGCTGCCTCTCCCCTGACCTCATCCGCAATGAGGTGGAGTTCCTCAAGATGGACTTCAACTGGCGCATGAAGGAAGTGCTGGTTAGCTCCATGCTCAGTGCCTACTACGTGGCCTTTGTGCCAGTGTGGTTTGTGAAG GTGGACAGAGGAGTGCATGTGGCCGCAGGGTGTGCTGGTGAAACACAGCAAAAATGTCTACAAAGCCATTGGCCACTACAATGTGGCGGTGCCTTCGGACGTCTCCCACTTCCGCTTCCACGT TTTTTTTTTAGCAAACCGCTGAGGATCCTGAACATCCTTCTCCTGCTGGAGGGAGCCATCATCTTCTACCAGCTGTACTCACTGGTCTCCTCAGAGAAGTGGCACCAGACCATCTCTCTGGCCCTCATCCTTTTCAGCAACTACTACGCCCTCTTCAGGCTGCTGCGGGACCGGCTGGTGCTGGGCAAGGCCTACTCCTATTCAGCCGGCCATCGCCAGCCCGCACACAAGTTCAGCTGA
- the TMEM39B gene encoding transmembrane protein 39B isoform X5 yields the protein MYIPFLQLNYDFRKTSLFTQVANIGPREAGGSGGSPPSRGRDYLTVLKETWKQHTQQLYGTEAMPTHACCLSPDLIRNEVEFLKMDFNWRMKEVLVSSMLSAYYVAFVPVWFVKNTHYYDKRWSCELFLLVSISTSVILTQHLLPAHYCDLLHKAAAHLGCWQKVDPALCSNVLQHQWTEECMWPQGVLVKHSKNVYKAIGHYNVAVPSDVSHFRFHFFFSKPLRILNILLLLEGAIIFYQLYSLVSSEKWHQTISLALILFSNYYALFRLLRDRLVLGKAYSYSAGHRQPAHKFS from the exons ATGTACATCCCATTCCTGCAGCTGAACTATGACTTCCGGAAAACAAGCCTTTTCACCCAGGTGGCCAACATTGGTCCTCGGGAGGCAGGTGGCAGTGGGGGCAGCCCTCCTTCACGGGGCCGGGACTACCTAACGGTTCTGAAGGAGACGTGGAAGCAGCACACGCAGCAGCTGTACGGCACCGAGGCCATGCCCACCCATGCCTGCTGCCTCTCCCCTGACCTCATCCGCAATGAGGTGGAGTTCCTCAAGATGGACTTCAACTGGCGCATGAAGGAAGTGCTGGTTAGCTCCATGCTCAGTGCCTACTACGTGGCCTTTGTGCCAGTGTGGTTTGTGAAG AATACCCATTATTACGACAAGCGCTGGTCCTGTGAGCTCTTCCTGCTGGTGTCCATCAGCACCTCTGTGATCCTCACCCAGCACCTCCTGCCTGCACACTACTGCGACTTGCTCCACAAAGCCGCTGCCCACTTGGGCTGCTGGCAAAAAGTGGACCCTGCCCTCTGTTCCAACGTGCTTCAGCATCA GTGGACAGAGGAGTGCATGTGGCCGCAGGGTGTGCTGGTGAAACACAGCAAAAATGTCTACAAAGCCATTGGCCACTACAATGTGGCGGTGCCTTCGGACGTCTCCCACTTCCGCTTCCAC TTTTTTTTTAGCAAACCGCTGAGGATCCTGAACATCCTTCTCCTGCTGGAGGGAGCCATCATCTTCTACCAGCTGTACTCACTGGTCTCCTCAGAGAAGTGGCACCAGACCATCTCTCTGGCCCTCATCCTTTTCAGCAACTACTACGCCCTCTTCAGGCTGCTGCGGGACCGGCTGGTGCTGGGCAAGGCCTACTCCTATTCAGCCGGCCATCGCCAGCCCGCACACAAGTTCAGCTGA
- the TMEM39B gene encoding transmembrane protein 39B isoform X1, giving the protein MVSKDSSSLFKLCLWSSWRRKEKMWKEGEDPSVDSSSAAPLKRAPASAFPPSYVNEAAARDESARLRPRHGVGVVCPLPAAVAADILSARAAAAAAAAAAAAAARGAPGEEMGGRRGPNRTSYCRNPLCETGPSGGPGHASSSSVTGVRSRARSSSGTGLSSPPLATQTVIPLRHCKIPELPVQPSILFELQLFFCHLVALFVHYINIYKTVWWYPPSHPPSHTSLNFHLIDFNVLAVTTLVLGRRLIGAIVKEASQSSKVSLPRSVFLVITRFAVLTGTGWSLCRSIIHLFRTYSFLNLLFLCYPFGMYIPFLQLNYDFRKTSLFTQVANIGPREAGGSGGSPPSRGRDYLTVLKETWKQHTQQLYGTEAMPTHACCLSPDLIRNEVEFLKMDFNWRMKEVLVSSMLSAYYVAFVPVWFVKNTHYYDKRWSCELFLLVSISTSVILTQHLLPAHYCDLLHKAAAHLGCWQKVDPALCSNVLQHQWTEECMWPQGVLVKHSKNVYKAIGHYNVAVPSDVSHFRFHFFFSKPLRILNILLLLEGAIIFYQLYSLVSSEKWHQTISLALILFSNYYALFRLLRDRLVLGKAYSYSAGHRQPAHKFS; this is encoded by the exons ATGGTCTCCAAAGACTCTTCCAGTTTATTTAAACTATGCCTCTGGAGCTcgtggagaaggaaggaaaagatgtggaaagagggagaagaccCTTCCGTAGACAGCTCCTCGGCGGCCCCTTTAAAGCGCGCCCCCGCCTCCGCCTTCCCTCCCTCTTATGTAAATGAAGCAGCAGCGCGGGACGAGAGCGCGCGCCTCAGGCCCAGGCACGGAGTTGGAGTGGTTTGTCCCCTCCCGGCCGCCGTTGCCGCCGACATATTGTCCGCaagagcggcggcggcggcggcggcggcggcggcagcggcagcggcgagGGGAGCGCCGGGGGAGGAGATGG GAGGACGGAGAGGCCCCAACAGGACGTCCTACTGCCGAAACCCACTCTGTGAGACGGGTCCGAGCGGCGGGCCCGGACACGCCTCCAGTTCTTCGGTCACGGGCGTCCGATCCAGGGCTAG GAGCAGCTCAGGCACAGGCCTCTCTAGTCCTCCTCTGGCTACACAGACAGTGATCCCCCTGCGCCACTGCAAAATCCCCGAGCTGCCTGTCCAGCCCAGCATCCTGTTTGAACTGCAGCTCTTCTTCTGCCACCTTGTGGCTCTTTTCGTCCACTACATCAACATCTACAAGACTGTCTGGTGGTACCCCCCTTCTCATCCACCATCACATACCTCCCTG AATTTCCATCTGATCGACTTCAACGTGCTGGCCGTCACCACCTTGGTCCTGGGTCGGCGTCTCATCGGGGCCATTGTGAAGGAG GCTTCTCAGAGCAGCAAGGTCTCCCTCCCACGCTCCGTCTTCTTGGTCATCACACGCTTTGCTGTCCTCACCGGGACAGGGTGGAGCCTGTGCCGTTCCATCATCCATCTCTTCAGGACTTACTCCTTCCTTAACCTCTTGTTCCTCTGCTACCC GTTTGGAATGTACATCCCATTCCTGCAGCTGAACTATGACTTCCGGAAAACAAGCCTTTTCACCCAGGTGGCCAACATTGGTCCTCGGGAGGCAGGTGGCAGTGGGGGCAGCCCTCCTTCACGGGGCCGGGACTACCTAACGGTTCTGAAGGAGACGTGGAAGCAGCACACGCAGCAGCTGTACGGCACCGAGGCCATGCCCACCCATGCCTGCTGCCTCTCCCCTGACCTCATCCGCAATGAGGTGGAGTTCCTCAAGATGGACTTCAACTGGCGCATGAAGGAAGTGCTGGTTAGCTCCATGCTCAGTGCCTACTACGTGGCCTTTGTGCCAGTGTGGTTTGTGAAG AATACCCATTATTACGACAAGCGCTGGTCCTGTGAGCTCTTCCTGCTGGTGTCCATCAGCACCTCTGTGATCCTCACCCAGCACCTCCTGCCTGCACACTACTGCGACTTGCTCCACAAAGCCGCTGCCCACTTGGGCTGCTGGCAAAAAGTGGACCCTGCCCTCTGTTCCAACGTGCTTCAGCATCA GTGGACAGAGGAGTGCATGTGGCCGCAGGGTGTGCTGGTGAAACACAGCAAAAATGTCTACAAAGCCATTGGCCACTACAATGTGGCGGTGCCTTCGGACGTCTCCCACTTCCGCTTCCAC TTTTTTTTTAGCAAACCGCTGAGGATCCTGAACATCCTTCTCCTGCTGGAGGGAGCCATCATCTTCTACCAGCTGTACTCACTGGTCTCCTCAGAGAAGTGGCACCAGACCATCTCTCTGGCCCTCATCCTTTTCAGCAACTACTACGCCCTCTTCAGGCTGCTGCGGGACCGGCTGGTGCTGGGCAAGGCCTACTCCTATTCAGCCGGCCATCGCCAGCCCGCACACAAGTTCAGCTGA